The Cyanobacteria bacterium QS_8_64_29 region TTCCGGCTACTTATCGAGCATGACATCTTTAAATTTTCGATGCTACGCCAGTACGGGTTCGTTCACGTGTAATACCAATTTGAGCAGCGGATGCACGCTTTCCAAAGAACATAATCCCCATATTGAGGGAATTTTGGAGATCAGAATCTAGTGCACAAGCCACGAGAATTGGTATAAGTTGTGATTGCTATATAAAGGATGGAGCCTTCTCCTAGTTGAAACGCTGCTTTGGTGAGCTGTCCACCCCGCCTTGCGAGTCCCCCAATAGGGTGACACTCAAGAAACCGCGATCGCCACTCGCTGGCCGTTAGCTAGCGGCGCAGGACCAGCACCGGGCACTTAGCGTAGCGAATGACGCGCTCGGCTACCGAGCCCAGCAAAAAGCGGCCGATGCCGCGCTGGCCGCGCGAGGGGATGACGATCAAATCGATGCTTTGGGCTTTGGCGTAATCCAGAATGGCCGTGCTGGGCTCGCCAATGGCCACCTCAAAGTTGACCCGCTCGTACTCGGGCTCGGGGAAGCGCTGCCGGAAGGCCTGCTGGACGTGGGTCTTGCGGTTGCGATCGTCAATGGTGTTCCACATGCGCCCTGGTTCCACCGGGCTCAGGCGCGGCAGGACGTGCAGGACGTGGAGCTTGCTGGGATTGTCTAAAAACGCCAGGGTCTGGGCCTGCGCCTCAAAGGAGGCCTGGGAAAAATCCACCGGCACCAGCACGCGATCGGTGTTGAACAGGCTCATGGGGGCCGAGCGCTATCGGGGCGATCGCCTCAATATTAACCCCGGCTCCATCAGGCCAAGCCTTCCTGCTCCAGCTCCTCAATGGTTTGCAGGCCGCGCGGGTCGCCCAAGCGCAGCAGCGCCGCTTTGGCATCCTCGCTCACGCCCACATCGCTGTCCTCAACCAGCGCCTCCAGCAGGGCGTCAACCGCGGTGGAGTAGACAACGTTAGCCGGCAGCTCGCGGCAGAGTTGCCCCAGGGTCCAGGCACAGTTGCTGCGGACCGCAGCCATGGCATCCTGGCGCAGGACCTCAATCAGGGCCGGCACGGCCGCCACGATCGCTTCGTAGCCCAAGCGCGCGATTTGCGCCAGCGAGCTGGCTGCCCACAGGCGTACGGCGGAAATGTCGGTTTTGAGGGCGTGGGTGAGCGGCTCCACCGAGCGGCGGTCGCTGCAGTTGCCCAGCGCCCAGACAATGCCTTTGCGGACGTAGCCACTCCAGTCGCACCCGAGCTGCGCGATCAGGGACTCGACTGCATCCGGGCTGGGGTTGCGCCCCAAGGCGTAGGCGGCGCTCACGCGCACCAGCGGGCAGACATCGCCCAGCAACCGGACCAGATCGGGCACTGCGCGCGCATCCTGCAGCTCGCAGAAGGCGCGGGCCGCTATCATCCGCTGGGGCGGCTCGCTGGCGGTGAGCTGCGCCAGCATGGCGTCGGCATCGAGCGGCGGGGAGCGCTCGCCCTCGGCCTCCACCGACTCGAGCTCATCCAGCGGGCTCTCCGGTTCGGCCTCCGCATCGAGGGCCGTGGACTCCTCGTCGTCGTACATGGCGGCTTGGCGATTCGGTCAGTGCGGGGAGATGCCGTCTCCCTGTGCCCATTCAGTCTAATGCCAGGCCGGGGCAGGCGGCGCCCCTCAAGCGCCGGCCAGCGGTTTGACCGCAAACAGGGACTGGGGCTGGAATCCCCAGTAGCGGTAGAACGCCAGGGCGCCGTGATCGCGCTGGAAGACCTGCAGCCCGAGCTGGCGGTCGCCGCGGGCGGCCGCGCGGGCTTGCGCGCGCTGCATCAGCGCCGAGCCGATCCCGCGCCGGCGGTGAGCGGGGCAAACGTAGAGCAAAAAGATGTGGGTGTAGCGTTCGCCGCCGGTCTGGTCGATGGCATCGCCCAGCCACAGGCAAGCGATGGGCGCCCCCTCGGCTGCGGCCTCAACCCACCAGAGCGGGCCGCCCCAGTAGCGGGCGACCGTGGCCTCTAGGTGGGCAAAATCGCGCTGCTCGGGGAACAGCTCCGCGTAGCCCCACTGCAGAAAGCGCAGCAGCACCCCGCGGTCGGCGCTGCGCCCGCACCGCCAGCGGCACCCCGGGGCCAGCGGCGGCGCCTGCGGCGCGCTCATGGGCCCTCGCCGGCGGCTGGGGCCTCGGCGGCGGCATTGGCGGCCCCCTCGGTCGGGGCCGGTGCCAGCATGTCGTCCGGCAGGAAAAAGCGCGCGCTCACCACTGCTAGCGCCAGCAGAAACAGGGCCACAACCAGCAGCGGCGCGATGTAAGCGCGGAAAAACGCCATCATGCTTCCTACTCTAGCGGCGATCACGCCTGAGGTCGTTGAGGGCTTTCTCCCAGTACCAGGACTCGGGGTGGCCGGGGTTGAGGCGCTTCTCGCGCTCCACCAGGCGCTCGGCTGCCTGGCGATCGCCCGAGAGCTGCCGGATGAGCTCCTGCTGCAGCTTGCGCGGCGCAACGCGCCCGCGGCGGACCCCAGCGCTGGAGCGCCGCCAAAATAGCAGCGCAATTCCCGCCGCGATCGCTACCCCCAGCAGCAGTTCAGCCATCACTCATCCCAGTCGCGATCGTCGAGGCCCGGGCGCGGCATGGGCGGGATGCGCGGCTTGTTGAGCTGGCGCAGCCAGACGCCGCCTGCAACCGCAACCACCAACCAGATCCAACCGCTCAGCGACTGCAGCAGCAAAAAGCCACCCACTGCCAGCATCGTACCGAACAGCAGCAGGGTGGCCGCCAGCACGCGCCGGACGTCGCGCCCCAGGTCCTGACCAGGGGGGGTGCCGGTGCGCGCGCGCTGGTAGCGCCAGCCCCAGCCGCTGGGGCGCACGCGCTGATAAAAGGCATCCAGGGTGGCCGCCGATTCGGGCGCAGTCAGCAGCATGGCCGGGATCCAGATTGCGGCGGTGAGCGCCGAGATAACAATTAACTGGATGCCAAAATCTTGCAGGACCTCCACCGTTGGAGCGGCCCAGGGCGAGACGGTCTGGGGATCCTGGCGCGCCAGCACCCGGACGATGGCCCCCACGGCAAAGCTGCCCACCAGGGCGGCCAGCTCGGCGGCGGCATTAATGCGCCACCAGAACCAGCGCAGGATCAGCACCAGGCCGGCGCCGGTCCCCAGCGCGATCGCCAGCCGGAAGATGGTGGCCACGTTCTCGGCCCAAAAGGCCGCCAGCGCGCCCAAAACCGCAATCAGCACCGAGGCCAAGCGCCCCACTAAGATCAAGCGGGCCTGCGGCGCTTGCGGGTCCAGAAAGCGCCAGTAGAGGTCGTTGGTTAGGTAGGAAGCGCCCCAGTTAATCGAGGTCGAGACCGTGCTCATAAAGGCCGCCACCAGCGAGGCCACCACCAACCCCAGCAGCCCCGGTGGCAGGAAATCCAGCATGAGCTTGGGATAGCCCAGCTCCGGGTCTTCCAGATCCGGGTAGAGCACCACGGCCGCCAGCGCCACCAGCACCCAGGGCCAGGTGCGGATGACGTAGTGCAGCAGGTTGAAAAACCAAGCCGCTCGCTCGGCAGCGGCTTCATCGCGGGAGGCGGCCAGGCGCTGGACGAAGACCCCGCCGCCATCGCTGCGGCGAAACGCCCACCACTGCACGAACACATAGGCGCCGAAGGTGCTCAGCGAGATGCCAGCGGCATCGTTCCACTGCAGCTCGAGCAAGCCCTGGCCCCACTGCAGCGGCAGCAGGCTCAGGACATCGTGCTCAGTGGCCTGCTGGGCGGCCGGGACCAGCTCGCGGATGCCGCCCACCTGCCGGACGGCGGCAACGGCGACGGTGATCGCTCCAAACAGCGCCAGAAAGAACTGGAAAAAGTCGGCGGCCACCACGCCCCAGAGTCCCGCCAAGCTGGCGTAGAGCAGTACAAAGGCCGTCACGCCCACCACGCTCCAGAGCTTGGTGCTCTCGCCGGGCTCGAACCCTAAGCTCTGCCAGAGCTCCAGCGCCCCCACCACTTTGACCATGGCCAGCATGACGTAGCCAATGCCGATGCAGTTGATGGGCACGGCAAACAAAAACGCCTTCGTGGCGCGCAGGATTTGGGCGCTACGGCCGCTGTAGCGGATCTCGGTGAGCTCGGGGTCGGTAACCACGGCCGAGCGGCGCCACAGGCGGGCAAAGGCATAGACCAAGATCAGGTGCGCGATGCCAAAGCTCCACCACTCCCAGTTGCCGGCGATGCCGCGCGTCCCCACCACCCCAGCAATGTAGAGCGGCGTATCCACCGAGAAGGTGGTGGCGGCCATGCTGGTTCCGGCCAGCCACCAGGGCAGCGATCGCCCCGAGACGAAAAACTCCACCAGACTCCGGGCACCGCGCCGGGCCAAATACAGCCCCACGCCCAGCGCCGCTACCAGGTAGAGGGCAATGACGGCCCAATCGAGCGCTTGCATGCCACCTCCGCTGCGCTCGTCCGAGCCCGTTTGTAGCAGACCAGGGGGGCGCGGCGATCAGGGGGGCGCTAGGAACCGGCGGCAACCGGGGGTTGCGAGTGGGAACCGGAGAGCACCTGCGCCAGGGCGCTGGCCGGGTTCTGGGCGTAGGGCCAGGCAAAGGCGTGCCGGAAGGCGGCTTGCTGGCAGGCCTGGAGCTGGTGGAAGTCGATGACGTCCTGGGTGAGCAGGTTCTCGTACTCGAACGGCAGGCGGACGTCGTGGAGCCCGGCGTTGTCGGTACAGATGGCGATATCGACCCCAGCGTCAAAGCAGCGATCGAACACGGGCTGCAGCTGCTGGTGATCGGCGAGCGTGCCGCTTTGCAGGTAGGTGGTGGGGCAGACCTCCAGGCACTGGCCGCGCCGGGCGAGCTCGGGCAACAGCTCGGGGTAGTGGCGCGGGATCTGGATGCCGTGGCCGATGCGATCCAGATAGGGCAGCAGCTGCGGGTAGCAGCCGCGCTCGGTCTCAAAGGCGTGGCCGGTGGTGGGCAGCCCCAGCGAGCGGGCGTAGCGATAGAGGGCAATGAACTCGTCCTCGCGCTCGGCGTAGCGGTCGTCGCTGCCGGCCAAATCGATGCCGCAGACGCGATCGCGGTTGGCGGCGGCCAGATCCACGATGGCTTTGTTGACGGCGTAGGGCAGCTGGGCGTGCAGGCAGAGGATCTGGCGGGTCACGACCGGGTAGTCCGGGCACTGGCTGGCCTCGCCTACCACCTCCACGATCTCGCCCATGCAATCGATGCGCTCGCTTTGGGGGCAGGTCTCGGGGGTGCGCAGGTAGGGGGTGTAGCGCAGCTCCAGATAGGCCAGGTTCTCAAAGATGTAGGCCCCGCGCAGCAGGCGGTAGATAAAGTAGGGCAGGGCCTGGCGGGTTTGCACGCGCTCGACCAGGCGGTGCAGCTCTAAATATTCGTTAAGCGTTTGCCGCGGTCGGGTGTAAAAGCGCTCGAAGGCCTTGTAGTCTGGAAACCGCTCGGCTAGGTCCGGGCAGTGACGCTGCAAGTACCGCCACAGCACCCGCGGGACGATGGCGCCGCCCAAATGGCGATGCAGCTCGGCGTGTAAGGCCACGGCTCTCCCTCCTGCGATTGCGCTTGCCCCAAGCGGCGAGCCCGGCTCGGTTGACACCGATTGCCGCCCTGGCGAATAATTGGCATTTGTAAAAACTGTAGCGTTTCCCCCAACCCTTGGCTAACGTCGTTGTCATTGGCGCCCAGTGGGGCGATGAAGGAAAAGGCAAGATCACCGACCTGCTCAGCCGCTCGGCCGATACGGTCGTGCGCTACCAAGGGGGGGTTAATGCCGGGCATACCGTGGTCGTGCGCGGCGAGTCGTTCAAGCTGCACCTAATCCCCTCGGGCATCCTCTACCCCGATACCGAATGCGTGATCGGCTCGGGGGCCGTCATCGATCCCCAGGTGCTGATCGAGGAGCTGGATCGGCTCGAGGCGCTGGGCATCGGGACCGAGCGGCTGTTGGTCTCGCAGACGGCCCACGTCACCATGCCCTACCACCGCCTGCTCGATCGGGCTTCGGAGCAGCGCCGCGGCGAGCGCAAGATCGGCACCACGGGCCGCGGTATCGGGCCCACCTACGCGGACAAATCCGAGCGCACCGGCATCCGCGTCATCGACTTGATGGATCCGGCGGGGCTGCGCGAGCAGCTGCGCTGGACCATTGCCTACAAAAACGCCATCCTGGAGAAGCTCTACGACCTGGAGCCGCTGGATCCCGAGCCCATTATTGAAGAGTACCTGGGCTACGCCGAGCGGCTGCGCCCGCATGTGGTGGATAGCTCGCTCACCATCCACCAGGGCATCAAGCAGCGGCGCAACCTGCTGTTTGAGGGGGCGCAGGGGACGCTGCTGGATCTCGACCACGGCACCTATCCCTACG contains the following coding sequences:
- a CDS encoding universal stress protein gives rise to the protein MSLFNTDRVLVPVDFSQASFEAQAQTLAFLDNPSKLHVLHVLPRLSPVEPGRMWNTIDDRNRKTHVQQAFRQRFPEPEYERVNFEVAIGEPSTAILDYAKAQSIDLIVIPSRGQRGIGRFLLGSVAERVIRYAKCPVLVLRR
- a CDS encoding GNAT family N-acetyltransferase — its product is MSAPQAPPLAPGCRWRCGRSADRGVLLRFLQWGYAELFPEQRDFAHLEATVARYWGGPLWWVEAAAEGAPIACLWLGDAIDQTGGERYTHIFLLYVCPAHRRRGIGSALMQRAQARAAARGDRQLGLQVFQRDHGALAFYRYWGFQPQSLFAVKPLAGA
- a CDS encoding sodium:proline symporter — encoded protein: MQALDWAVIALYLVAALGVGLYLARRGARSLVEFFVSGRSLPWWLAGTSMAATTFSVDTPLYIAGVVGTRGIAGNWEWWSFGIAHLILVYAFARLWRRSAVVTDPELTEIRYSGRSAQILRATKAFLFAVPINCIGIGYVMLAMVKVVGALELWQSLGFEPGESTKLWSVVGVTAFVLLYASLAGLWGVVAADFFQFFLALFGAITVAVAAVRQVGGIRELVPAAQQATEHDVLSLLPLQWGQGLLELQWNDAAGISLSTFGAYVFVQWWAFRRSDGGGVFVQRLAASRDEAAAERAAWFFNLLHYVIRTWPWVLVALAAVVLYPDLEDPELGYPKLMLDFLPPGLLGLVVASLVAAFMSTVSTSINWGASYLTNDLYWRFLDPQAPQARLILVGRLASVLIAVLGALAAFWAENVATIFRLAIALGTGAGLVLILRWFWWRINAAAELAALVGSFAVGAIVRVLARQDPQTVSPWAAPTVEVLQDFGIQLIVISALTAAIWIPAMLLTAPESAATLDAFYQRVRPSGWGWRYQRARTGTPPGQDLGRDVRRVLAATLLLFGTMLAVGGFLLLQSLSGWIWLVVAVAGGVWLRQLNKPRIPPMPRPGLDDRDWDE
- a CDS encoding adenosine deaminase; protein product: MALHAELHRHLGGAIVPRVLWRYLQRHCPDLAERFPDYKAFERFYTRPRQTLNEYLELHRLVERVQTRQALPYFIYRLLRGAYIFENLAYLELRYTPYLRTPETCPQSERIDCMGEIVEVVGEASQCPDYPVVTRQILCLHAQLPYAVNKAIVDLAAANRDRVCGIDLAGSDDRYAEREDEFIALYRYARSLGLPTTGHAFETERGCYPQLLPYLDRIGHGIQIPRHYPELLPELARRGQCLEVCPTTYLQSGTLADHQQLQPVFDRCFDAGVDIAICTDNAGLHDVRLPFEYENLLTQDVIDFHQLQACQQAAFRHAFAWPYAQNPASALAQVLSGSHSQPPVAAGS
- a CDS encoding adenylosuccinate synthase, giving the protein MANVVVIGAQWGDEGKGKITDLLSRSADTVVRYQGGVNAGHTVVVRGESFKLHLIPSGILYPDTECVIGSGAVIDPQVLIEELDRLEALGIGTERLLVSQTAHVTMPYHRLLDRASEQRRGERKIGTTGRGIGPTYADKSERTGIRVIDLMDPAGLREQLRWTIAYKNAILEKLYDLEPLDPEPIIEEYLGYAERLRPHVVDSSLTIHQGIKQRRNLLFEGAQGTLLDLDHGTYPYVTSSNPVAGGACVGAGIGPTTIDRVIGVAKAYTTRVGEGPFPTELNGDLGQALGDRGAEFGTTTGRRRRCGWFDAVIGRYAVRINGMDCLAITKLDVLDELSEIKVCVAYELDGERRREFPTSSREFARCRPIYKTVPGWRQSTARCRSLAELPKQALDYLKLLAELVEVPIAIVSLGASRDRTIIVEDPIHGPKRALLDENGAPVAPSATAAS